One genomic segment of Panicum virgatum strain AP13 chromosome 2N, P.virgatum_v5, whole genome shotgun sequence includes these proteins:
- the LOC120660391 gene encoding bifunctional protein FolD 1, mitochondrial-like, with product MGGAVVAVLAAAATRHNRSLLASLLYRVARGLHDSSAAAEEDKAGAGSRRRRRRSSSSLLLGPDFPDSWDPPPRAAARAPPPRDAGADYGYTATIIDGKSIAEDIRLNIAEEVRQMKSTVGHVPGLAVVLVGDRRDSESYVRYKTKGCEEVGIKSLLAKLPGNCTEDEVMDSVSRFNEDPSVHGILVQLPLPQHMDEERILSAISLEKDVDGFHPLNVGNLALRSRKPLFLPCAAKACIELLLQSGIELMGKHVTVIGRSKVVGLPTSLLLQRHHATVSVIHAFTTNPEAITRESDIVISAAGVPNLVRGTWLKQGAVVIDVGTNPIEDPTSDYGYRLTGDVCFEEAVKVASAITPVPGGVGPVTIAMLLGNTLDSARRVYGLSD from the exons ATGGGTGGCGCCGTCGTggccgtgctcgccgccgccgccacacgccACAACCGTTCCCTTCTAGCCTCCTTGCTCTACAGGGTGGCACGTGGGCTCCACGACTCTTCAgcggcagcagaggaggacaaggcgggggcggggagccgccggcggcggcggaggagcagcagcagcctccttcTTGGACCGGATTTCCCCGACAGCTGGGACCCTCCACCGCGTGCTGCAGcgcgagcgccgcctccgcgggaCGCCGGAG CTGATTATGGTTACACCGCAACCATTATCGATGGCAAGTCTATTGCAGAGGACATAAGGTTAAATATTGCTGAAGAAGTCCGTCAAATGAAAAGTACAGTCGGACATGTGCCTGGTCTAGCTGTTGTATTGGTTGGTGATAGAAGAGATTCTGAATCTTATGTGCGATACAAAACAAAAGGTTGTGAGGAAGTTGGAATTAAATCATTGCTGGCAAAGTTGCCTGGAAACTGTACAGAAGATGAAGTGATGGATTCAGTGTCAAGATTTAATGAAGATCCTTCTGTTCATGGCATCCTAGTACAGCTACCTCTACCACAG CATATGGATGAGGAAAGGATTTTGAGTGCCATCAGTCTAGAGAAGGATGTTGATGGTTTCCATCCCTTGAATGTTGGAAATCTTGCTCTCAGAAGCCGAAAACCTCTGTTTTTGCCCTGTGCTGCAAAGGCGTGCATTGAGTTGTTGCTCCAATCTGGGATTGAACTCATGGGAAAGCATGTAACTGTGATCGGAAGAAGCAAAGTTGTTGGATTGCCCACTTCCTTACTTTTACAG AGGCATCATGCCACTGTCAGTGTTATCCATGCCTTCACAACAAATCCAGAGGCGATTACCCGTGAATCTGACATTGTCATATCAGCTGCTGGAGTGCCCAATCTTGTAAGAGGAACTTGGTTAAAGCAAGGTGCAGTTGTGATTGATGTGGGGACAAATCCAATCGAG GATCCTACCAGTGATTATGGTTATCGCCTAACTGGTGATGTCTGCTTTGAAGAAGCAGTGAAGGTGGCTTCTGCTATAACTCCAGTTCCTGGCGGAGTTGGACCAGTGACAATAGCGATGCTTCTTGGCAACACACTTGATTCAGCTAGACGGGTTTATGGCCTAAGTGACTGA